From one Zingiber officinale cultivar Zhangliang unplaced genomic scaffold, Zo_v1.1 ctg131, whole genome shotgun sequence genomic stretch:
- the LOC122036029 gene encoding regulatory-associated protein of TOR 1-like codes for MAAFVLAVVVDGHRRGQEACIQANLLNVCLKHLQIANPSDGKTEPLLLHGFVYVRASAIFALGTLIDVASITFDDGHRVDEDFEDNEKLKSELNIIKNLLQLAVDGSPLVRAEVAVALARFSFAHNKPLKLIAVENWKHLSSLPSLASINHPNSLSPSQFMQSGRTIAHIGPILRGNRENNTTGREGRISRSSPIASVCIMHGSPLSDDSSHHSDSGILAKEIDSNGVLNCSRARPLDNALCSQFTMALCNIGKDPSPRVAVISLVLAPEGKG; via the exons ATGGCTGCTTTTGTCTTGGCAGTTGTAGTGGATGGACATCGGCGGGGACAAGAAGCATGTATTCAAGCAAATTTGTTAAATGTGTGCTTGAAGCATTTACAAATTGCTAATCCAAGTGATGGGAAAACTGAACCTTTACTTCTCCATGGCTTTGTTTAT GTTAGAGCTTCTGCTATTTTTGCTTTGGGGACTCTTATTGATGTTGCATCTATCACATTTGATGATGGACATAGAGTTGATGAGGACTTTGAGGATAATGAAAAGTTAAAGTCTGAGTTGAATATCATTAAAAATCTTCTACAACTTGCTGTGGATGGAAGTCCTTTGGTGAGGGCTGAGGTTGCTGTAG CTCTTGCTCGCTTTTCCTTTGCTCACAACAAACCTCTTAAGTTAATTGCTGTTGAAAATTGGAAGCATCTAAGCTCTTTGCCATCTCTGGCCAGCATAAATCATCCTAATAGCTTATCACCCAGTCAATTTATGCAATCAGGAAGAACCATCGCACATATTGGTCCTATATTAAGAGGTAACCGTGAGAATAATACAACTGGTAGAGAAGGAAGGATATCCAGAAGTAGTCCTATTGCATCGGTTTGCATAATGCATGGCTCTCCACTGTCTGATGATTCTTCTCATCATTCTGATTCTGGGATACTGGCCAAAGAAATTGATAGTAATGGGGTCCTTAATTGCTCTAGAGCAAGACCTTTAGATAATGCTTTATGTTCTCAGTTTACTATGGCTTTGTGTAACATTGGTAAGGATCCTTCTCCTCGTGTTGCAGTGATATCGCTGGTGTTGGCTCCTGAAGGCAAAGGCTAA